TCCTTTGACCCGCGGCGGACACTGGGAGACGGCGTCGGAGAATGTCTTAAGAACGGCGGCGTCGGCAAAGCCGAACGGCGGGAACGGGTAAGAGCGCTGCTGGAACGGTGCGGATTGCCTGCTGCCGCCGCCGATTGGTATCCTCATGAGGTCAGCGGCGGCCAATGCCAGCGGGCGGCCATCGCCCGCGCCTTGGCGGCACAGCCGCGGCTGCTTGTTTGCGACGAAGCGACGAGCGCCTTGGACGTCATGGCCCAGCGGCAGATTCTTGAACTGCTGCTGGAGCTAAAGGCCGAGGGGCGTCTCCAGCTCCTGTTTATTACGCACAATTTGGCCGTAGCGCAGCAGTGCTGCGACCGGCTTATCGTCATGGACAAGGGCCGGATTGTAGAAGAAGGACGGATGGACGACGTCGTTTGCCGTCCTCAAAGCGAATACACGAGGCGCCTTATCGAGGCCGTCCTATACTGACGAAAAAGGGCTCCTCCATAGCCTGCATGGGACTAGGGAGGAGCCTTTTTCGTATGATTGTATTTATTTTTTCAAATTAGGCGTGCAGTCGACGATAATGCTGTCATATTCTTTGCCGTTTTTATTTTTCATGACCGTATAGGTTCCCTTCGTGTCGGGGATCGCTTTTTCCAGCATGTCGCTGTGCCATTTTTCTACGATCATGGTCATGCCGCCCGTTTGCTGGCTGTTTTCCGACTGCTTCTTGCCGTCGCGGGGAAGGAGCGTATCCGTCGCCGGTTCTTTGCCGTCTTTAGCCGGCAAGGTAATGGTAACGGCCCGGTCCTTTTCAAATACGACTTCGTAGAGGCCGCCCTTGTATACTTTCAGCGTATCGCCTTGCGCGTAGGGATGGCCGAATTCGGCTTCCCAATCCTGGGCCGTATCGCCGAGGCCGGCGACTTCGCCGATCGTGGCTTTTTCAGCTTTGCCCTTATCGACCTGCTGTTCCTGCGTGGTCTGGGCCTTATTGGCGTCCTGCGTGTCTGCCGGGGAACAGCCGGCGCTGACGAACAGCGTCAGAATGGCCAGGACGACGGCTAATTGTTTTTTCATATCAAGTACCTCCTTACTGTATGTTACCGCCGGCGGCGGTTGTCTCCGCCCTTATGCAGCGTTTTGTGGCGCTTGCTTTTCGTAGGCTGGTACGTGCTGGCCGGCAGCTTGTCCTTGTATACCTTTTTCTTTTTGGGAGGCTGCGCGCTGGCCTTGACTTTGATTTTGCCGCTCGTCGTATATTTGGTAATCGTGGCGTGAATGCTGTGTTCGATGCGGCGAACCCAGTCTTCGTCAGAGCCGGTGGCGAACATGACGGACAAGCCTTCGTTGCCGGCCCGGCCTGTCCGGCCGATGCGGTGGATATAATAATCTACGTCGCGGGGGACGTCGTAGTTGAATACGTGCGTAATGCCTTCGATGTCGATGCCGCGGGCGGCGATATCCGTCGCGACGAGAATCTGCGTCTTAGCCCGGGCGAAATCGCGCAGCACCTGGGTGCGGCGGCCTTGGGACATGTCGCCGTGGAGTTCGCCGATATTGAAGCCGGCGGCGATGAGCTGACCGGCCAGCTGGGCTGTCCGCTCTTTAGTATTGCAGAATACGACGGCCAGGTAGGGATTCATTTCCTGCAGCATCTGGCACAGCATGCCGAATTTTTTGTCCTCGCTGGTCATGTAGATGCGCTGTTCAATTTGCTCCAGAGCGATGGTTTCGCCTTCTAATACGCGGAGCGACAGGGGATTCTGCATGTGTTTTTTAGCCAGACCCCTGATTTTGTCCGGTATGGTGGCGGAGAAAAACAGGAGCTGACGGCGCTTGGGCGTCATGCTGATGAGGATGTCGACGTCTTCTAAAAATCCCGACTGCAGCATTTGGTCCGCTTCGTCGACGACGACCCGGCCGACGCCGCTTAAATCGAGGGAATTGCGGCGGCAATGGTCCAGGAGGCGGCCCGGCGTGCCGATGATGACATGGGGATGGCGGTGCAGCTTCTGCAGCTGGTTTTCGATCGTCTTGCCGCCGATGAGGCTGAGGACGTCGACGCCGAGAGCCGGGGCTAGGGCGTCGGCTACTTCGGCAATCTGCCGGGCCAGCTCGCGCGTCGGCGCGATGATAAGGACCTGCTCCATATGGACGTTCGGCTTGACCTGCTGCAATGACGGCAGGAGGAAGGCGTAGGTTTTGCCCGTGCCGGTCTGGGCCTGGGCCAGTATGTCGCGCCCTTTAAATACAGGCGGGATCGCCTGTTCCTGTATGGCCGTGGCCTCACGGATGCCCTGCTTGCGCAGCAGTTCGCAAAGCTCCGGCGTAATGCCTAAGGATTGGAATGTTTTGGACATGATCGTGTAAATACCTTTCTATGTAAATATTTGCGTAATTATTATCTATTGTACACAAGAGCCGTCTTTTTCGCAATAGAAGATTGCGCCGGCCGGCCATAACGACTACCCATGTATGCCCTGTATGTGGTATACTTAATTATTAAGCAAGAGAGTTCCTGTAATGGAGGTACAGAAAAGAAATGAGTGGCTGTTGCGATGTAATTCGTCAGTGCGTGTTCATGTGTTTTTTTATTATCCCGATTCCCATCGGGGCGTATACGATACATAACGGCTCCAGCGCCGTCGTGGCCCTGGTGAGCTATACGGTCTTGTCCTTCCTGGTTCCCTGGGCTTATTTAGGCAGCGCCGAAGCGCGGTTCGGCCCGGAACAGCGGAAGATAAGCCGGGCTGCCTTTGTCGTCATGTGGCTGGCTGTCGCCGCGGCCTTTGCCGTTTTCAGCGCCTGTATGGGCGATATCTGGAAATCGTCGTCCTTTTGGGAATGGCCGACTGTTGGACGGGATATCGTATTCATCGTCGGCATGTACGGAAAGGTATGCGTCACGCTGCTGCTGGCCTATGGCCTGGCCTGCCTGACCGGGTCGGATACGGCGAAGGGAGGGAGCCTATGACGGCGTCTGTGACAGATCGCGTGCGGGCTGTTCTGCGGCTGGCTCTTTGGACAGTCCCCATTCCCTTCGGCGCCTTTGCGTCCGATAAGGGCCTGTTCGTATCCCTGTCGGTCCTGGTGTTCATTTTGGCTTCGCTGAGCCTGCCCATTACGGTGCGCCGCCGCCAGATGAAGGGGACGGGAACGTCGCAATATGCGTCCGTAGGTGCAATACTATACGGCGGCATCGTCGCCCTGTGCGTTGCCGTCGCCATTCTCAACGGCCTCATGGCGTATCCGTTTTGGCAGGAATACGCCTTGCGGGTCGCCTCCTTTTTCGCATGGATGGTGGGGACCCTGACGCTGCAGTCTCTGGCTGCCTGGGGCGTGGATTGGTGGCTGAAGCGCCGCCGGGTCTACTGGTTTTCCGAATTTCTGGATACGATTTTATATAGCCTGCCTCTGCCTTGCGCTGTCATGGGCATGCTCCTGTTTCCGTCTGTCGGCGACGGCGAAGTAACGACCAGCCTGGTCGTCGGCGTGATGGGCATCATGGGCTTTGGATTTATCGCTATGGGCATATGCGTCATCGCCGTGTTCGCCTTTTATTTTTTTCCGTCAAAGGGCCTGCCGGGAAAGGAACGGATTATTCAGTGCT
This region of Megasphaera stantonii genomic DNA includes:
- a CDS encoding ABC transporter ATP-binding protein, producing MTVLELQEVTKVFSGRKGAQVRALDRVSFCIEEGESVGLIGSSGSGKSTVANAVCRFIDVTSGRILLRGCDITEARGKALRQVYKEVQMVFQSPRSSFDPRRTLGDGVGECLKNGGVGKAERRERVRALLERCGLPAAAADWYPHEVSGGQCQRAAIARALAAQPRLLVCDEATSALDVMAQRQILELLLELKAEGRLQLLFITHNLAVAQQCCDRLIVMDKGRIVEEGRMDDVVCRPQSEYTRRLIEAVLY
- a CDS encoding lipoprotein produces the protein MKKQLAVVLAILTLFVSAGCSPADTQDANKAQTTQEQQVDKGKAEKATIGEVAGLGDTAQDWEAEFGHPYAQGDTLKVYKGGLYEVVFEKDRAVTITLPAKDGKEPATDTLLPRDGKKQSENSQQTGGMTMIVEKWHSDMLEKAIPDTKGTYTVMKNKNGKEYDSIIVDCTPNLKK
- a CDS encoding DEAD/DEAH box helicase, whose product is MSKTFQSLGITPELCELLRKQGIREATAIQEQAIPPVFKGRDILAQAQTGTGKTYAFLLPSLQQVKPNVHMEQVLIIAPTRELARQIAEVADALAPALGVDVLSLIGGKTIENQLQKLHRHPHVIIGTPGRLLDHCRRNSLDLSGVGRVVVDEADQMLQSGFLEDVDILISMTPKRRQLLFFSATIPDKIRGLAKKHMQNPLSLRVLEGETIALEQIEQRIYMTSEDKKFGMLCQMLQEMNPYLAVVFCNTKERTAQLAGQLIAAGFNIGELHGDMSQGRRTQVLRDFARAKTQILVATDIAARGIDIEGITHVFNYDVPRDVDYYIHRIGRTGRAGNEGLSVMFATGSDEDWVRRIEHSIHATITKYTTSGKIKVKASAQPPKKKKVYKDKLPASTYQPTKSKRHKTLHKGGDNRRRR